A single Anatilimnocola floriformis DNA region contains:
- the priA gene encoding replication restart helicase PriA, whose product MDKASQRSLFETEPDPWTLDSASEQRVAEIAFADPPHGPFSYKVPETLRAPLVAGQRVQVPLGKGNRGVIGYCLRVELKAVGSRPLKEVLAVVDPAPLLSPAMLRLAEWISSYYLCPLGQVLHAVLPAGVRGQAGTREMTFLSVPANVLAQLNSLQLPLKQLEALKTLAAAPRPLTPPELAAAAKCTLGPISELRKKKLIKGTVQRIQNVDVVESVIAREEHLNLNKDQQSALDVIIESLSKRQHRAVLMHGVTGSGKTEVYIRAIDEVLRFGRQAIVLVPEISLTPQTKQRFASRFGSVAVLHSHLSDAERHWHWQRIAKGEVQVVIGARSAIFAPTPQLGLIVIDEEHDHSFKQGESPRYHARDVAVQRAKAENVPLVLGSATPALESWQAAARGEFQLIEMPTRVSNRPLPDVATIDLRTEFQDRRSRGAISRPLHNAIEQAIAEDGQVILLLNRRGYSTHIQCPSCGYVANCPHCSIALTHHREGERIVCHYCDHQEQAPAKCPDCRFDGIRYSGLGTERLEAEVKARFQQVPVLRMDSDTMQKPGSHEQALAKFRAGEIKILLGTQMIAKGLDFPNVTLVGVVNADTALHFPDFRAAERTFQLVTQVAGRTGRGDKGGRVLVQTFSPEHFAIQAALQHDYVLFAQKELPVRLDHGYPPHTSLVRLIVRGDEEAITEAFAEQATERFRAALEQQKIPHRILGPAPCPLARLRGKYRFHSLLSSIDGPQLRQRVGLVAAALEPHAEVQWVLDVDPLDLL is encoded by the coding sequence ATGGATAAAGCCTCTCAACGTTCGCTGTTCGAAACCGAGCCCGATCCGTGGACGCTCGATTCCGCGAGTGAACAACGCGTTGCCGAAATCGCCTTCGCCGATCCGCCGCATGGCCCCTTTTCCTACAAGGTGCCGGAGACATTGCGTGCGCCACTGGTCGCCGGGCAGCGCGTGCAAGTGCCACTGGGAAAAGGAAATCGTGGCGTTATCGGTTACTGCTTACGCGTCGAACTAAAAGCCGTCGGCAGCAGACCGCTCAAAGAAGTCCTCGCCGTTGTCGATCCCGCGCCGCTGCTATCGCCGGCGATGCTGCGACTGGCCGAGTGGATATCGAGCTACTACCTCTGTCCACTCGGGCAGGTGTTGCATGCAGTGCTTCCCGCCGGCGTTCGCGGCCAGGCCGGCACGCGCGAAATGACTTTCCTTAGCGTGCCTGCCAATGTTCTCGCGCAGCTGAATTCACTTCAGCTGCCGCTGAAGCAACTTGAAGCGTTAAAAACTCTCGCGGCAGCGCCCCGGCCGCTCACGCCGCCGGAACTCGCAGCCGCGGCGAAATGCACGCTTGGGCCGATCAGCGAACTGCGCAAGAAGAAGCTGATCAAGGGAACGGTGCAGCGAATTCAAAATGTCGACGTTGTGGAATCGGTGATCGCTCGCGAAGAGCACCTCAACCTCAACAAAGATCAGCAGTCCGCGCTCGATGTGATCATCGAATCGTTATCCAAGCGTCAACATCGTGCGGTTCTGATGCACGGCGTGACCGGCAGCGGCAAGACGGAAGTCTACATTCGGGCGATCGACGAAGTTCTCCGCTTCGGTCGCCAGGCAATCGTGCTGGTTCCCGAAATCAGCCTCACGCCGCAAACGAAGCAACGCTTCGCTTCGCGCTTCGGCAGCGTCGCGGTGCTCCATTCGCACTTGAGCGACGCCGAACGCCATTGGCATTGGCAGCGAATCGCCAAAGGTGAAGTGCAAGTTGTCATCGGGGCACGGAGTGCGATCTTTGCTCCGACGCCGCAACTCGGACTGATTGTGATTGACGAAGAGCACGATCATTCCTTCAAGCAAGGAGAATCACCGCGCTACCACGCCCGCGATGTGGCCGTGCAGCGAGCAAAAGCCGAGAACGTGCCGCTAGTTCTCGGCAGCGCGACGCCGGCGCTGGAATCGTGGCAAGCCGCCGCTCGCGGAGAATTTCAACTCATCGAAATGCCAACCCGCGTCAGCAATCGGCCGCTCCCCGATGTGGCGACCATCGATTTGCGAACAGAGTTTCAAGACCGCCGCAGCCGCGGCGCCATCAGTCGGCCATTGCATAACGCCATCGAACAAGCGATTGCCGAAGACGGCCAGGTGATTCTGCTGCTCAACCGCCGCGGCTACAGCACGCACATTCAGTGTCCCAGTTGCGGGTATGTCGCGAACTGTCCGCATTGCAGCATCGCGCTGACGCATCATCGCGAAGGGGAGCGAATCGTCTGCCACTACTGCGATCATCAGGAGCAGGCTCCGGCAAAATGCCCCGACTGCCGCTTCGACGGCATTCGCTACAGCGGACTCGGCACCGAACGCCTCGAAGCCGAAGTGAAAGCCCGTTTTCAGCAAGTGCCAGTGCTGCGAATGGACAGTGACACGATGCAAAAGCCAGGCAGTCATGAACAAGCTCTCGCAAAATTTCGCGCCGGCGAAATCAAGATCCTGCTCGGCACGCAGATGATCGCCAAAGGTCTCGACTTTCCGAACGTCACGCTCGTTGGCGTGGTGAACGCCGATACCGCGCTCCACTTTCCCGACTTTCGCGCGGCTGAACGAACCTTTCAACTCGTCACGCAAGTCGCCGGCCGAACGGGCCGCGGCGACAAAGGTGGCCGTGTGCTCGTACAGACTTTCAGCCCTGAGCATTTCGCCATTCAAGCCGCGCTACAACACGACTACGTGCTCTTCGCCCAAAAAGAATTGCCGGTACGGCTCGATCACGGCTATCCGCCGCATACGAGCCTGGTGCGTTTGATCGTCCGCGGTGATGAAGAGGCCATTACCGAAGCATTTGCCGAGCAAGCGACCGAAAGATTCCGGGCAGCACTCGAACAGCAGAAAATTCCGCATCGCATCCTGGGACCGGCGCCTTGCCCGCTCGCACGACTACGCGGCAAGTATCGGTTTCATTCGCTGCTGAGCAGTATCGATGGTCCGCAACTTCGCCAGCGCGTCGGCCTGGTGGCCGCTGCGCTAGAACCGCATGCGGAAGTACAATGGGTGCTCGATGTAGATCCACTCGATTTGCTGTAG
- the hemG gene encoding protoporphyrinogen oxidase produces MTSSAQRRIAVIGGGISGLAAAHRLRELLPSAQVTLFEASDHLGGVLQTVERNGYLIERSADMFTTREPWALDLCQRIGLADELINTDPRYRRAFIVHHGRLVPVPEGFTLMSPAKVWPVLRTPLLSPLGKLRLAWEYFVPGKKDDADESLSSFALRRFGREAFERLIQPLIGGIYTADPDLLSMQATLQQFVQFEKKHGSLIRAVRTTPTKAKGKSKESGARYGQFLAPKLGMSQLVNAIAARLPPGSIQLNTRVERIERTTTDAAANWCLFLAGSPAPLVFDDLIIAAPAYACPPLLERISPQLAGLVKSIPHAGCSVVVLGYPREQIKHPLDGFGFVAPRVERRKIIAGSMASVKFDGRAPDGRVLFRVFVGGALQPELNELDDAGLERLVRGELRELIGVSGEPDFCQINRWLGVMPQYHVGHLELVAKIDTLAESIEHFALAGNAYHGVGVPFCVRSGELAAERIASVER; encoded by the coding sequence ATGACTTCCTCTGCCCAACGACGAATTGCCGTGATCGGCGGCGGCATCTCTGGATTGGCGGCTGCGCATCGGCTGCGCGAACTGCTGCCGAGTGCGCAAGTCACGCTCTTCGAAGCCAGCGATCATTTGGGCGGCGTGCTGCAAACAGTTGAACGCAACGGCTACTTGATCGAGCGTTCAGCCGATATGTTCACAACGCGCGAGCCGTGGGCGCTCGACCTGTGCCAGCGGATCGGCCTGGCCGATGAACTGATCAACACCGATCCGCGCTACCGTCGCGCGTTCATCGTGCATCATGGCCGCCTCGTACCGGTGCCGGAAGGTTTTACGTTGATGTCGCCGGCCAAGGTCTGGCCGGTCCTCCGCACACCACTCCTCAGCCCGCTCGGCAAATTGCGGCTGGCTTGGGAGTACTTCGTTCCCGGCAAGAAAGACGATGCCGACGAAAGCCTGAGTTCGTTTGCTCTCCGCCGTTTTGGTCGCGAAGCGTTTGAGCGTTTAATCCAACCGCTGATCGGCGGCATTTATACGGCCGATCCCGATTTGCTCAGCATGCAAGCAACGCTGCAGCAGTTTGTGCAATTCGAAAAGAAGCACGGCAGCTTGATTCGCGCGGTGCGAACAACGCCGACGAAGGCGAAAGGCAAGAGCAAGGAGAGCGGCGCGCGCTACGGCCAGTTCCTCGCGCCGAAGCTGGGGATGAGCCAGTTGGTAAATGCGATCGCAGCTCGTTTGCCGCCGGGATCGATTCAGTTGAACACGCGCGTCGAGCGCATCGAACGAACGACGACAGACGCGGCCGCCAATTGGTGTTTGTTTCTCGCAGGTTCGCCCGCGCCGCTGGTGTTCGATGATCTGATCATCGCCGCGCCGGCGTATGCTTGTCCGCCGTTGCTCGAGCGGATTTCGCCGCAACTCGCCGGCCTGGTGAAGTCGATCCCGCATGCCGGCTGTAGCGTGGTCGTGCTCGGTTATCCGCGCGAGCAGATCAAACATCCGCTCGACGGCTTTGGTTTCGTCGCGCCGCGAGTAGAACGGCGGAAGATCATCGCCGGCAGCATGGCGAGCGTGAAATTCGACGGCCGCGCGCCGGATGGAAGAGTTTTGTTCCGCGTTTTCGTCGGCGGAGCCCTGCAACCAGAACTGAACGAACTCGACGACGCCGGTCTCGAACGGCTGGTCCGCGGCGAACTGCGAGAGCTCATCGGCGTCAGTGGCGAACCAGATTTTTGCCAGATCAACCGCTGGCTGGGAGTGATGCCGCAATATCACGTCGGGCATCTCGAACTTGTCGCCAAGATCGATACGCTCGCCGAATCGATCGAGCACTTTGCCCTGGCCGGCAACGCTTATCACGGCGTGGGCGTGCCGTTTTGTGTGCGGAGCGGCGAGTTGGCGGCGGAGCGGATTGCTTCTGTTGAACGCTAA
- a CDS encoding type II toxin-antitoxin system RelE/ParE family toxin — MSLPVIFRPAASSDISDIVAHYDSVTAGLGQRFFELVKGRLLLVANHPKLFATIYRHVRAMRVPKFPFIVYYRAHSNRIEVFAVVHGSRDESAWKSRL; from the coding sequence ATGAGCTTGCCCGTCATCTTTCGGCCGGCAGCGTCTAGCGACATCTCTGATATCGTCGCGCACTACGACTCTGTGACGGCTGGTTTGGGGCAGCGTTTCTTCGAACTGGTTAAGGGCCGTCTGCTGCTCGTCGCCAATCATCCCAAGCTATTTGCGACAATCTATCGCCATGTTCGCGCGATGAGGGTTCCGAAGTTCCCTTTCATCGTCTACTACCGTGCTCACAGCAACCGAATCGAAGTCTTCGCGGTAGTCCATGGGAGTCGCGATGAATCGGCCTGGAAATCGCGACTGTAG
- a CDS encoding addiction module protein encodes MSLTLEQFGIDRLSNEQRLELISLLWDSLPDDATFSPPDWHLRLLDERIAEADANPDNVITLDELEAKLFKKLP; translated from the coding sequence ATGTCGCTAACCTTAGAACAATTCGGAATTGACCGACTGAGCAACGAGCAACGTTTGGAGTTGATTTCGTTGCTCTGGGATAGCCTTCCGGACGATGCCACGTTCTCACCGCCCGATTGGCATTTACGATTACTTGACGAGCGAATCGCCGAAGCCGATGCGAACCCGGATAACGTAATTACCCTGGATGAGTTGGAGGCGAAGCTCTTCAAGAAACTACCATGA